From the genome of Bacteroides sp. MSB163, one region includes:
- a CDS encoding class I SAM-dependent methyltransferase, producing the protein MQERQKNRKLYFEELSITSKKYYIPYISKFKKIKEGMNILEIGCGDGGNLLPFAELGCSTTGVDISAGRIKDAILFFEERQIKGNFIASDIFKLKSLEHNFDLIICHDVIEHIEDKAMFLSNLPKYTKPGGLIFMSFPAWQMPFGGHQQICKSKTISHIPFIHLLPAFMYKSILKMSGENEDCIKELLSIKETRTPIELFERLVRKNHITVVDRQLFFINPHYEIKFGLTPRKQSAIIAGIPYLRNLFTTSCFYILK; encoded by the coding sequence ATGCAAGAACGACAGAAAAACAGGAAACTCTACTTCGAGGAACTTTCCATAACAAGCAAGAAATACTATATTCCTTATATCTCGAAATTCAAGAAGATTAAAGAAGGAATGAATATTTTAGAGATAGGATGTGGAGATGGGGGCAATCTGTTGCCCTTTGCCGAACTGGGATGCAGCACGACAGGAGTCGACATATCCGCAGGTAGAATTAAGGATGCCATCCTGTTTTTTGAAGAAAGACAAATCAAAGGAAACTTCATTGCATCCGATATCTTCAAGCTAAAAAGTCTTGAGCATAATTTTGATTTGATTATCTGCCATGACGTGATAGAACATATAGAGGACAAGGCAATGTTCTTATCCAATCTGCCGAAGTATACTAAACCCGGAGGTCTTATTTTCATGTCATTCCCCGCATGGCAGATGCCATTTGGAGGGCATCAACAAATATGCAAAAGCAAGACAATCTCTCATATTCCCTTTATTCATCTGCTACCCGCCTTTATGTATAAAAGCATTCTGAAAATGAGTGGAGAAAACGAAGATTGCATTAAAGAACTTTTGTCCATAAAGGAAACCAGAACCCCCATAGAGTTATTTGAAAGACTCGTGCGCAAGAATCATATCACAGTTGTAGACAGACAATTGTTCTTTATAAATCCTCATTATGAAATAAAATTCGGACTGACGCCCCGAAAGCAGTCTGCAATAATCGCCGGTATTCCATATCTAAGAAATTTATTCACTACATCATGTTTCTACATTTTGAAATGA
- a CDS encoding acyltransferase family protein, with amino-acid sequence MEHRIRELDYLKSIFILLMVAFHLVYIGDKYPYAKQIVYTFHMSAFLILSGYLTNIQTDTGSFLKKQLWIFIPYICMETGYVIMSYILPVRESVSEVTPTLLLHKIFVKPIGPYWYLHTLIICSLIYYYIFRYIHATTISRIILFGVCLFTISYWGVLMAFANAIYFLAGVIIRQSKLPFTHIFQASLLALIPIVILCCFPDNLNRGTLAGIIITYLAISILLYIHRYLPECIKQNFYFIGQNTLVILLFSPIFTILCKVFLPVLQFEPTGMLFMFTSVFFTTMGCLAMAWGMDKLHLSHFFFGKDTIFKPIMRLTK; translated from the coding sequence ATGGAACACCGTATTCGAGAATTAGACTACCTGAAAAGCATTTTCATTCTTCTAATGGTTGCTTTCCACTTGGTGTATATAGGCGATAAATATCCTTATGCAAAGCAGATTGTATATACATTCCATATGTCCGCCTTCCTTATTCTATCCGGCTATTTGACCAACATCCAAACAGACACCGGAAGTTTCTTAAAAAAACAATTATGGATTTTTATCCCATACATCTGCATGGAGACAGGCTATGTCATTATGTCCTATATCTTACCCGTCAGAGAAAGCGTATCAGAAGTTACCCCAACCTTATTATTACACAAAATATTTGTTAAACCAATAGGTCCCTACTGGTATCTGCACACCCTCATCATCTGTAGCCTTATTTATTATTACATATTCCGTTATATTCATGCAACAACCATTTCACGCATAATACTATTTGGCGTATGCCTGTTCACAATATCTTATTGGGGAGTACTTATGGCATTTGCCAATGCCATTTACTTTCTTGCAGGAGTCATTATCAGACAAAGCAAACTACCATTCACCCATATCTTTCAGGCGTCACTCCTCGCCCTTATTCCTATCGTAATACTCTGCTGTTTCCCAGATAATCTGAACAGGGGAACATTGGCAGGTATTATCATTACTTACTTGGCAATCAGCATACTATTGTATATTCACCGCTACTTGCCCGAATGCATCAAACAAAACTTTTACTTTATTGGTCAAAATACTCTTGTTATACTTCTATTCTCTCCGATTTTCACAATCTTATGCAAGGTATTTCTACCAGTTTTACAGTTTGAGCCAACTGGAATGCTTTTTATGTTCACATCAGTCTTTTTCACAACAATGGGCTGTTTAGCAATGGCATGGGGCATGGACAAGCTACATTTATCCCACTTCTTCTTTGGGAAAGACACCATTTTTAAACCGATAATGAGATTAACAAAATAG
- a CDS encoding DUF6125 family protein: MAFRIMHCFSVSMLSFTITEARRIKQFLGLPEHAGLEGLAKALQLRFYANINNGEIILGKDNKTLVYRTLECHVQTARKRKQVEYHPCKSVGIIEYSGFAKTIDERITCECLSCYPDITDNSCCCAWQFTLNE; encoded by the coding sequence ATGGCTTTTAGAATAATGCACTGCTTCTCTGTTTCTATGTTGTCTTTCACAATAACAGAGGCGAGAAGAATAAAACAATTCCTCGGATTGCCGGAACATGCAGGACTGGAGGGCTTGGCAAAAGCCTTGCAGCTGCGTTTTTATGCGAATATAAATAATGGTGAGATTATTTTGGGGAAAGACAATAAAACTTTGGTGTATCGCACGCTTGAATGTCATGTGCAAACAGCCCGCAAACGAAAACAGGTGGAATATCATCCTTGTAAATCGGTGGGTATAATTGAATATAGCGGTTTTGCTAAAACAATAGATGAACGCATTACTTGCGAATGTCTTAGCTGCTATCCGGATATTACCGATAATAGCTGCTGTTGCGCCTGGCAGTTTACTTTGAATGAATAA